One segment of Neobacillus endophyticus DNA contains the following:
- a CDS encoding bifunctional folylpolyglutamate synthase/dihydrofolate synthase has product MFTTYQEALNWIHGRLRLGIKPGLIRMEWMMDKLDHPETKIKAVHIGGTNGKGSTVTFLRSILQASGYTVGTFTSPYIEHFNERISINGKPISDHEILELANVIAPLAKELEETELGGPTEFEVITAMAFYYFANRSNADIVLFEVGLGGRFDSTNILKPLSSIITNIGLDHTNILGSTHEEIAFEKAGIIKQQMPIFTAVSHLGALKVIEEYAEKMQAPVYRLGHEFLITEHESLEKGEIFTLKTEEGILEKLKISMMGRHQIENASLAVSVSQYLNQKGLFNITERAIRKGLLQAYWPGRFEILSESPLVIVDGAHNDEGISVLVQELAKRYANRTIHIVFAALRDKKFDKMIAKLDQIATQITFVSFDYPRAATAVELLEMSNSSNKLAVDDWKTYLLEEIPNINDDSMMVVTGSLYFISEVKPYLKFCLKNLTISL; this is encoded by the coding sequence ATGTTTACTACCTATCAAGAAGCACTCAACTGGATTCATGGAAGGCTTAGACTTGGGATCAAACCAGGTTTAATTCGAATGGAATGGATGATGGACAAGCTGGATCATCCGGAAACAAAAATAAAAGCTGTTCATATCGGCGGTACAAATGGAAAAGGTTCTACTGTTACATTTCTTCGCTCGATTCTTCAAGCGTCAGGCTATACAGTTGGAACGTTTACATCACCATATATTGAACACTTTAATGAAAGAATCAGTATAAATGGAAAGCCAATCAGTGACCATGAAATTCTCGAGCTGGCGAACGTGATTGCCCCTCTGGCAAAAGAGTTGGAGGAAACAGAGCTTGGTGGTCCCACCGAGTTTGAAGTTATAACGGCGATGGCATTTTATTATTTTGCCAATAGGTCAAATGCCGATATCGTTCTTTTCGAGGTTGGATTAGGCGGGCGTTTTGATTCAACGAATATTTTGAAACCATTGTCCTCCATTATTACGAATATTGGTCTTGACCATACGAATATTCTGGGCAGTACTCATGAGGAGATTGCATTTGAAAAGGCAGGAATTATAAAGCAGCAAATGCCTATTTTTACGGCAGTTAGCCACTTAGGTGCTTTAAAGGTAATAGAAGAATATGCAGAGAAAATGCAGGCACCTGTTTACCGTCTGGGCCATGAGTTTTTGATTACCGAACATGAATCGCTCGAAAAGGGTGAGATTTTTACTCTTAAAACGGAGGAAGGGATACTAGAAAAACTTAAAATTAGTATGATGGGCCGCCATCAAATTGAAAATGCTTCATTAGCAGTCAGCGTCTCCCAATATTTAAATCAAAAAGGACTATTTAATATTACGGAGAGAGCAATCCGAAAAGGCTTGCTACAAGCATATTGGCCGGGCAGATTTGAAATATTATCAGAAAGCCCTTTAGTGATCGTAGATGGCGCTCATAATGATGAAGGAATATCCGTATTGGTTCAAGAATTGGCTAAACGTTATGCCAATCGAACTATTCATATTGTTTTTGCGGCATTAAGGGATAAAAAGTTTGATAAAATGATCGCAAAACTTGATCAAATTGCCACTCAAATTACTTTTGTCAGTTTTGATTATCCTAGAGCCGCCACAGCTGTGGAATTGCTGGAAATGAGCAATTCGTCAAATAAACTAGCAGTGGATGATTGGAAAACCTATCTATTAGAAGAAATTCCAAATATAAATGATGATAGTATGATGGTCGTTACAGGTTCTCTCTATTTTATTTCCGAAGTCAAACCATATTTAAAGTTTTGTTTGAAAAATTTGACGATTTCTTTGTGA